Part of the Solanum pennellii chromosome 10, SPENNV200 genome is shown below.
aattgaataatatatttaatatttaagttAAAGGGCAAAAATGTCTAAAAGTAAAGTAGATTATAGTGTGAACATATCATTTTATCATTCTGGCCAAATTATAGCCAAATTTTTATGACCAAAAGGATTTTTCCATTTAATATTTAAGTTAAAGGGCAAAAATGTCTAAAATAAACTATATTAtagtgtgaacatgtcattttgTCATTCTGGCCAAATTATGGCCAAACTTTTCTGGCCAAAacgatttttcctttttgaaaagaatattaaatattGCACCTGAAAAAATCTAATTTCGGTGCTCCTTTTGTTAGTTGGGAATTTATTCTGATAGTTGGATAATTAATCGCAATGTTATTTTACGTATTTCTTTCATGTGGTGtttaataattgtattgaaatcTGAAGCCTAACTATACTAAGATTTGTATTACATAGGGTCTTGCTCGAACAAAAAAGCTTTATACTAAAAACATTACATATTCAAAACTTAGATTCGAAGCTTCTAATTGATTAAATGAGAATTGAGAAGTAACCATATTAAGTGCATCACAATTTTTTGATGGTTTATTAAGTATTTTGGGTCACATTTGAAATGTCATAATGTGTACATTTAAGAGTAGTAAAGTTAGTAGGTGGGTTGGTGTTGTtgataagtgtattaaaatgttcTTGGGAATGTTGATGCAATATAATGTGTCAATAATACAGTTTGATTGATATTAAATTatcttgtataattttttaactagTTTATTatgcataaataaatttttaaattttttataaccATCATGATCATTTCGATTACTCTTTTTATATCgatatgattttataaattttcaatattttttttcttcaaataatctCATCTAAGAGCAAAAGCTAGGCATATTAGAACGTACGATTTTTcgtataaaataataacaaactttaatataatataaaaaatgcaCAATCCTCTTAAACACGTGCAACTAATATTATTAGTTCCCCATCTTTTTTATAGAATTAATCGAACCAATGAATATTGAATGTATACGAATCAAAATTAGGTGTATATTAATGAAATTAGATGGGTTTTTTTTTCTGACTTATTCCTAAGAAACTATGTAtactatttattaattatattgagtagatcttaccaaaaagaaaatttatattaagtaGATTCGTTTGAAAACTTCTCTGCAGCTTCAGCCACTCGAATTTTCgatattcctttttatttctcatcAAACAAATGGCATCTTCTTCTGGAAATCCTAGCTATTTCGGTCCGTTGCCGATTTTGAATCAAAAGAGAAAGAATTACGTTTCTTTTGTAAACTAATAAGCTTCCTTCCAAAATTAATTGGGATCAATTTAttatgtaattattgaattataatcagatattattaaattcaataattttgacGGGCTCAATTAGTGTTCTAAAAGATTGTTGAAACTTGTTTCGTGGCTCATTTGGAGCGGGGCTTTAGGAAAACGCCTCGAGACTCTAGTGTGAGGCTTAGTTATGTAAGATTTATATCATAAGCGTCCGACTATACGCCATAAGCATATCTAACAGCCAACGCTCGAGGCTCACCTAACATATCTTACATAAATTAAgtgttaaaattttttgttaacATTGTTGATCCTCATAATtcttaaataaatgaatgacattaacaattttttaacaTATTGAGAGATAAGAAGATTGAGAGTAACTCAAATTCAAATTGCGTAGTGCATCTTTACTAACTCAAACTGAAGTTGTAGTATTGCATCATTACTATTTATAACATTGTGAAGGTGATTTATattatgtaatgtttattttttaacacgtagagaaattttatatttttacttattattcGTCTCGTGATTTTGTCATGtcttaaaattatcatattttattcgCTATTTGaaagtaacttttttttattcgaGTGATGTTTTTAACATAATACTAGTAAGTgttattgattattttcttttagaggGGTAAATTGTATGGtacgataaaaaaaaaaggaataatgattcttttattattagaaaattaagatattatattatttatacttgtATATATAACGATGATTATTCTCTATGagtttcttttatcatttttctaattatttcaaactacATGAACTTTTATAATTctgtatattatattattgcaCTATActgtaaattaaaaaattaaaaattcataaaacttaCGCTCCAGATCACGAGGTTTACATCTCACCCTATACTAAGTAAAACGTTTCCTTTATGTCCCTACCCTTTAAAATACTGAAATTGACCATGAACGATCCATTCATTacacatgtttttttttctcagcatgaataaagtattttttttctctttttaattcAGAAAGACTTATCGAAAATCACCGGCCTAATTAGTCTTCACACATTGAACATGGACAAATAgctaataaaatatgataattttaagaCATTACAAAACCATGATaccaatattttaaaagaaaaaaaaagggaatattcccttttaaaatattttaacccTGTATCATCACATTAGTTGGAGTTAATAAAAGCCAAATATatcatgatttatattttatatatacaataatataacGCTATCTCAATTATTAacattcttattattattagtttcgTTCGTCCTAAATATATGGGATATGGTCgataaaatgatcaaaatgatcctTATAGGATCAGAATATTTTAATCCTTTATTAACAAGTAATCAAGATAGGTTTTAATCGATAAAAAAtggttattttagttttttgtaaaattgatttttcttcatataatatTAAAGATAGTAAAATTAATACATTGTGTTTTTACAAGTACTTGTACCTCAATATATTAATACTTTAAGTTTATACAAATCACAAAATATCGCTCCTAGAATCACTTAAAGGAATTTTAAACTGATTAGGGTAACATGAGTAATTGATCACCATAAAGTGTGCTTAGACATAATTAATTAGGCATGTAATATTAACTTTcctatttcatatttatttatattaaagtattaaaatgaTTACTTATTTCTTACAGTATGaactttaattattttgaaatataaacaattacaaaaatatttttttatacattaaaaatcattttggtACATAGCATACCAAAGAACTAAAATAGTCTAACCCccattattaaatattattttagtcattttctcAGATATGGTCCATGCATAttttttcattcacatgagaTCCAAATTGTATAAGCATCAAGATATTTGAGAATAAAAAAAACAGGCACTACatatttgattatgtgaaaatCTAATTTCCAAATATTAAAAAGAGCAATGTGATGTCATTTGTGACATctgatattttctaaaaaatattttccatatttagataatatatttaaaaaatgatttaattttaaactttcGCTTCACCCTTAACGAGATGCTAATCAGAGCTGTGATagattacaagaaaaataagtaattctttatattaattaaaggacaatctaataataaaacaaatcacACTAAAAAAATACAGGGAAGGAAAGGATCGTACCTTAAGAAATATGATGTGCTTCATCTGATTGCTTGTATGACTTGAAATTGTGATCTATTTATTACACGTGACAAgtttagataatatattttaaaaaaaaattagttttaaactTTCGCTTAACCCTTAATGAGATGCTAATCAAAGTTGCGATAAATTACAAGAAAGATAAGTaattctttatattaattaaaggACAATCCAATAATTAAACAAATCACACTAAAAAGTACAGGGAAGGGAAGGATCGTACCTTAAGAAATATGATGTACTTCATCTGGTTGCTTGTATGACTTGAAATCGTGACCTATTAATTACACGTGACTAGTTTAgataatgtatataaaaaataatttaattttaaactttcGCTTAACCCTTAATGAGATGCAAATCAGAGTTGTGATATATTACAAGAAAGATAAGTaattctttatattaattaaaggACAATCcaataataaaacaaatcacACTAAAAAAATACAGGAAAGGGGAAGGATCGTACCTTAAGAAATATGATGTACTTCATCTGGTTGCTTGTAGGACTTGAAATTGCGACCTATTAATTACACGTGACAAGtttagataatatatttaaaaataaattttaatttgaaacttTCTCTTAACTCTTAATGAGATGTTAATCAGAGCTGTGATGGATTACAAGAAAGATAAGTaattctttatattaattaaaggACAATCcaataataaaacaaatcacactaaaaaatacagaaaagaaaaggatcatacctaaaaaaatataatgtactTCATCTAATTGCTTATATGACTTGAAATTATGACCTATTAATTACACATGACGGTTTTAGTTACTTCTCAAATACTCTCACTTAGTTCAATTTTTAATACGAGTTCACttttattaaaaactttaattaGGTTTTAAATGAATGAGtgatggctataaaaggaaaacaaaaatctgattgatttttttaaagtaataatttctcttttatttttatacattcgttttttttattttttgaaaaaggcACATGTCTTTACTTGTAAAGGCACTtatcattttcttgaaaatacaCTAAGGTTTATTTATTTGCTGGTTATAATTTCTTACATAAATTTGTAAAATGTCGTGACataattgaatttattaaattttccttTAGAAGtgttataaattttcatttagacGTTTTACTTGAGGATATTTCTACTAGACATTTAAATAAGTATCgtaatatatttattgaattctaaaaattcaatcacaaaaataaatacaatccTCATTATCTAGATAAGATAAGGAATCAAGTAAAAGAATTTATATATTAGTGGTCATGGCCCATGTGTTTTTTGACTGAGGAACATACAAAAGCaagtattattatattatacacAATAAATGAGAAAACAAGGTGGGGGTGGGGTAGAGGTATTAGAATTcgaaaaaatttgattttatatctAATGTTTGATATTAATATTAGAGTTCGATTAAATTAGATTGATGTCAGGTAGAGCATCATTCAAAAGGTAATACTCTCTATTAacgattttttttatattcagaaCTCGATCcgaaatttctaattaaaagaGGAGCAACCTCATTCATTATAGTGAGCGTATGTCTTTCAATTTCATGTTTGAATTTAGATtcaaattttttgtaatttgtattGTGAACCAATCACTTTTTTTCGAGTTCTTCTAAATTAACAATTATTAACTTGATAGAAATCGAAATCGAAATAGTTCCTATATTCATCTCTATATATCtataatcttttttattttgacaaaACATTCTTAAAACTTTATGCCAATTGAATTTGGTATAAAATAATCCAAAGTACCACTTGCTTggatttcaaataaaataattttacaaagcACAATCGTGTATCTCATGATAACATGACtatctcattattattattattataattattattttttttgtatacaaTTAATTACTCCATCCTTCACTCTCTATAAATTGATCAAAAGTCTATAGAGAAATTGCATATCAATcaaaaaccaaataaaaaaaaaagttattacaattttattaaaatggTTGTGCCAATTGTTGGTGAACATGAGACTGAAATTCTTCATGCTCAAACTCACATATGGAACCATATATTTAGTTTCATAAATTCCATGTCACTCAAATCAGCAATTCAATTAAACATCCCAGACATAATCCACAAACATGGCAAACCTATGACACTTGATGAATTAGCTAATGCCCTATCAATCAACCACTCCAAAATCACTCACCTTCGACGTCTCATGCGAATTTTGGTCCACTCAGGATTTTTCCTCAAGTCAGGATCAGGATCAGGGTCAGAATCAGGGTCAGTAGAGGGGGGCTATGTCCTAGCCCCTCCAGCTCGTCTTTTATTGAAAGACGAGCCGTTAACAGTTACACCTTTTTTACTAGCAATGTTGGACCCAATTTTAGTAAAGCCATGGCATAATGTAAGTGAGTGGTTTACTAGTGATGAGCCAACAGCATTTGAGGTTGCACATGGGAGAACATTTTGGGATTATGCTGGACATGAACCTAggttaaatcatttttttaatgatgcAATGGCTAGTGATGCTAAGTTGGTTATGAGTGTTGTAATGAAATATTCAAAAGATGTTTTTGAAGGATTAAATTCTATTGTTGATGTTGGTGGTGGTACTGGGACTGTGGCTAAGACAATTGCTAAAACTTTTCCTAATTTGCAATGTACTGTGTTTGATTTGCCTCATGTAGTTGAAGGACTTGAAGGAAGTGATAACTTAACTTATGTTGGTGGAGATTTCTTTGTGTCCATTCCTCATGCTGAGGCTCTTCTACTCAAGGTAATTTcactacttttttattttttttttcgatttgaGTTATACGTATAACCTATAGGTGAGTGATACAGTCAAATCtctttataatatgatattgttGTGTAGATAGTTTTGGATACTATAGAAAACGTACGATATAACATAGCAAGAGAAATCAGTTTCACGGAAAAAGAATCTCTTTACAACGACATCATTTTTCGGGTTGTTAGTTCTTTATTGTTACagtaaaatgtttgttaaagaatgacaaaagtctcacatcggtggttaatgagatgggtggactcgtTATAAgtcttgggcaatcctcctccctttgagctaacttttggggtgtgagttaggcttaagacctaatttcacatggtatcagagcagggcccgtctcatcCGATGTTGGGAcccccaaaatcaaaaattgtccacgcaccagatgctaagcactgggcgtgaggtggggtgttaaagaatgacaaaagtcccacaccggtggttaatgagatggatGGACTCgttataaggcttggacaatcctcctccctttgagctagcttttgggatgtgagttaggcctaagacctaatttcacaatattattataagtataaCATACcatataatgaaaaattgattttatagaaaacttcataataatttcattattcAGATTGTTTTTGATTGTTATAGTGAAATGTTAGAAAGAATCCCAAACAAATTCTATCACTTAATTGCTCTAGTTGAAAAGTTGAGCCATCCttctattattttctttaagaatAAGAGATTAAAGAATCAAGTCTACTTCATGTATtaatcacaatattattttataaataaagtcAAATTCTTCTAGTGTCTTATGCATACTGACAATAGCACATAttatatattctttaaaaatatttctcattgagataaaagtataattttaaacatttaaaattttcatttattcgATCGATTTAAATTCATATCATGTAAGATCCAATTAAAAGGTGGAAAATTCTTATTGAGGGGTTTCTTCACTCGAACTCTTAATACCTAGTGTGACCTTTCATTGAATGTATATACATATGAGCATTTTTAACGAAATTTATCTCTTTGTTGTTATACTTGTATACTTTAAAGTTGAAGGAATCTCCTGAATAACATTTTTACATCTCGAATACTAACTTTTTGTGATATGAATTATTTGCAGTGGATATTACATGATTGGAGTGACGAAGAAAGTgtaaaaatattgaagaaatgTAAAGAAGCGATACCTAGCAAGGAAAAAGGTGGAAAGGTGATAATTATTGACATGATGGTTGATAATAAAATTGGAGATGATGAATCAATTGAAACTCAAATTTTCTTTGATATGTTAATGATGGTTTTGGTTACTGGAAGAGAAAGATCTGAAAAAGGATGGGCTAAAATCTTCTTTGAGGCTGGATTTAGTGACTATAAAGTTACTCCAATTCTTGGATTAAGGTCACTAATTGAGGTTTATCCTTAATTAATTTGAGtttatgataaataattgaTCCTCATGAGTgtgcatttatttttttatcacatGGTGTGTCATGTAATTGATATGAATAATGAGGGGTTATGTGTTAGATTGatgtacttttttattttctttaatggAAATTGAACtacttttaatttcttatatattgcttgcttcatttttattttttggatccGATAAAAGAATAAATTGTAAAATCGCAGATATATTTCTCTTGAGATTGATGTGCATAATTAGAAGATGTTGCTAAAGATTATCGACCAGAGTTAAAAATTTTGAACCTTTTATAAGATTCgaacaatcttttttttttaagctaatttttgaaatatgagTTGGATCTAAAATTCATATCGGAATGACATTGGCCATTTAAGAGATTGAGGGGTGAGCGGGGTGAGAGTGACGAAATACAccggatcatgaagtgcaaaaAATGGTTCAGACGCGAGGAGAATGTTGAAGAAATATGTACAATATAGGCGAGGGATGTGACGTGTGGATTCCTTATAATATTCACGTAATCCTCCTTCCTTTGTGATATCATTTAAGGTGTGAGTTAGACATAAGAtataatttgacaaatataattttttaaaattttattattaacttATTTACGTAAATTAAAGTGTTCAAGTGCTTAATTGATCTCTAGCATAACTTTGGGAGAAGTATACTATATAGAAAGGCGAAAAGGCGAAGTCGAGATTTAATACTAAtcgatttttatattttatatcagATTATCTTTTTCTCATTCTCACGCTTCATAATATTTATCTCTACCATTTTTATTCTCataatatttatctaaattttatataaatattttaaaaataatattttctgcGTACTGATCAAAACTTGCCTTAGTATTAATTTGTTTACTAACAAAAGAAGCCAAAGAAACAAACTTTTCGatagataatattaatattttaatatcaaGTAAAAGACAATTActtttaaacaaatttatacCAAAAGCTAAATTCGAAATATCTGTAAGAAATCTTAATAATCTAACCAGATCTAGGCTAGTTATATCATAATTATGAAAGCTAATATTTACATTgataaatatatcttaaaattcCTTTATCATTAAGCAATTTATATATCAACAAATCAAATCACTAGAGAaagttaaaagagaaaaaaaaaaagcaaattaattaagtagagATTAAGATTAGCCTCATGTAGAAATGCCTAGCCTGTTGGTTGAATTCACCAATATTTTCACCTAAATagagataaatatttattcattcatCTGTATATTTAtacttgatgaaaataaatgtaataatcAAATCATGTTTTACATGGTAAAACAATTATTTTCAAGCTGAGATAATCATAGTTGGCTTATAGATTAATCAACAAGATTTGGCAAATCTctaattatcaattttataatatgatCTCATTATCAATAATAGATGTTACACCTAATTGACAAGatctttgattattttaattttttaaatatatgatatttggaATAATCTAAATCATGTATGTATAACCCATTTAAGGTTGAAGTACTAACTATCAAGAATTTACTTATTTCAATGTTCGAATTTAAgacctttaattaaaaatattatcacaaaaaatagacataaaaattgaaagaaaattttggaCAGTAAGCAAATTcattattcttaaaaaatattgatatatatatcttttatgggatacatataaatttcttcaaaNACCTAAAGCCTCCTAGCGAGGAAAGCAAAATCTGTTCCAGAGATACCATGGTAGTAAGGCCATGAAGGTCTTCACTTGGTCACCACCTCCTTTGCTGCAGGTGAGAAAGGGCCTTTTCAATTTATTCGTCCTCGGGGACTCTTCCGTTAACTGCGGCGACAATACGTTCTTGTACCCGATTCTCAGAGGAATCTCGTCGTCGTCTTACCTTTGGAATGCCGTCGATCTCCGCCTCATTCCTGATCTCCTCGCTAAGCTTTTCTTCTCTCTCTAGGTTCCATTTCTTTGATCTTCTCtgctttttttttgaatttccttTACCTTGGACTAGCCATTTAACAGATTCAAAAGGACCGGAGTCGTTCAAAGCGAAAGAAGTTCCGATCACAGCTTCtcaaacaaaatgaattagggaAAAAAGAGCATTCGTAGCATCCATTCCTTTTCCTTGCTTGCCTCCGTTGATTAGACCTCCTGATCCTAGTCCTACTCCTTTTCCTTCAGTCCTAGTGCTAAGAGGGCATATTCCTTATACTTAAGCATTCAGTTCCCTTTCAACCGGTAAAAGCTTGGTCCCAAAAAAGCATGAGAGAGTAGACTTAAGAAGAGCAGGGAATATGGAAAACAAAGACCCATTCCGTCTAATTGCTAAAATGCCCTTCAACAAGAAGATTCAATAGCACCCTTTCTTCCTATTCCGGAAAAACTAGCTGCTGACTCAACCGCCAGTACTCTCTTGCTCCAATGTATACGACCCAATTCACTGGTATGAGAAGACCAATCCTCTCATTACTAAGGGTGAATCAAATCCACATATCGCATGTTGTTGGACCTTCTTTAGCCCCAGATCTTTGACAAGGACATCTCTTTCTCTGCTTTAGTCCTAAAGTCCATTAGGTCATGACATTTGTTTGATTAGACGATTATCAAGTGATCCAGAAGACCTAACCAATGAGATTTGGGGCAGTAACGTTCTTTATTACTTCTGGCGCACTATTTGTTTACATCCATTAGTTTGCAAGGGATTCAATGCCGATTTTGATGGAGATCAAATGGCTGTTCATGTACCTTTATCCTTAGAGGCCCGTTTACTTATGTTTCCTCATATGAATCTTTTGTCTTCGGCTATTGGGGATCTCATTTCCGTGCCAACGCAAGATATGCTTATtggactatatatatatatatatatatatatgaaatagaGATTATTTTTGGAACATGTGTTTGAGTTAGTAATTGAAGACTtggattttcattttcaaattaatGTTATAGTTTTCATTAATTACCACTTGCAGGTCGCAACTTAGTTTTAGCTATAATTATGTGTatctctctcctctcttcctCTCTCTCGCACCTCTTTTCTATTACACatatacaaattatacatatatgtatc
Proteins encoded:
- the LOC107031832 gene encoding probable O-methyltransferase 3, with the translated sequence MVVPIVGEHETEILHAQTHIWNHIFSFINSMSLKSAIQLNIPDIIHKHGKPMTLDELANALSINHSKITHLRRLMRILVHSGFFLKSGSGSGSESGSVEGGYVLAPPARLLLKDEPLTVTPFLLAMLDPILVKPWHNVSEWFTSDEPTAFEVAHGRTFWDYAGHEPRLNHFFNDAMASDAKLVMSVVMKYSKDVFEGLNSIVDVGGGTGTVAKTIAKTFPNLQCTVFDLPHVVEGLEGSDNLTYVGGDFFVSIPHAEALLLKWILHDWSDEESVKILKKCKEAIPSKEKGGKVIIIDMMVDNKIGDDESIETQIFFDMLMMVLVTGRERSEKGWAKIFFEAGFSDYKVTPILGLRSLIEVYP